The Chlorocebus sabaeus isolate Y175 chromosome 1, mChlSab1.0.hap1, whole genome shotgun sequence genome includes a region encoding these proteins:
- the LOC140712853 gene encoding uncharacterized protein yields MLGNTSWCFMGALPRKLQPLFKGQTSQIHQVSADTEKILGRASAQCRRELGDQQGLEKLQKATEKICLGFSDPETEELEMRSRQQKLGTPAPQNTGLLHNVQDVVESRSQAPVHSKLSEAIKGLPLKGEQHSHSLAKLSSTGPGGDKGQSPIPTSSPEEEPSLSSCSSGHMLPARKSKLLLDSSPTEDLSWQGVPGEGGSVGSARRRREPPGLWMEQVSKLVNKDIPGSCKETEPSDPEALGASVESLPQGLLLIPPETLASEPAQNPLSGRAPGEPPAGEKRQTLGSAELPCKDEKPSVSGPDLENSSSSGSSSSSSLASHLGSPVLDEVNNFPWNLQSSQGSEEGVAQSDSGFRDQHFSPFSVPHMSHMQSPVEEQSESEDYSEDQRFYQHILQMVKISRWPEGLGLPESMQDMPCRHSASTVCCMAAESSRMSSEGEHEAIRVLERDSRLLSWEPELLEHPQEVALAPAGQEASQQAHFQPSSSPLRQGLVQQSSIGELATEPGKMQHFNQVGFLVSVA; encoded by the coding sequence ATGCTGGGCAACACCTCCTGGTGTTTCATGGGTGCCCTTCCCAGAAAGCTGCAGCCACTCTTCAAAGGCCAAACTTCCCAAATCCACCAGGTCTCTGCTGACACGGAGAAAATTTTAGGCAGGGCCTCAGCCCAATGCAGGAGAGAATTAGGTGATCAGCAGGGTCTGGAGAAACTCCAGAAGGCGACAGAGAAAATCTGCCTGGGGTTTTCAGACCCTGAAACAGAAGAGCTGGAAATGAGGAGCAGACAGCAGAAACTGGGCACTCCAGCCCCTCAGAACACTGGGCTTCTCCATAATGTGCAGGATGTGGTAGAAAGCAGGAGCCAGGCCCCTGTCCACTCAAAGCTTTCTGAAGCCATCAAGGGCTTGCCGCTGAAAGGGGAGCAGCACAGCCACAGCTTAGCCAAACTGAGCTCCACTGGCCCTGGAGGGGACAAGGGCCAAAGCCCCATTCCCACGTCATCCCCTGAGGAGGAGCCCTCCCTGTCCTCTTGTTCTTCCGGCCACATGTTGCCTGCCAGGAAGAGCAAGTTGTTGTTAGATAGCAGCCCTACCGAAGACCTGAGCTGGCAGGGAGTTCCCGGGGAAGGTGGGAGCGTAGGCAGCGCGAGGAGGAGGAGAGAACCTCCTGGACTGTGGATGGAACAGGTCTCCAAGCTTGTCAATAAGGATATCCCAGGAAGCTGCAAGGAAACAGAGCCCAGTGACCCTGAGGCTCTAGGGGCCTCAGTTGAAAGTCTACCTCAGGGGCTCTTGCTAATACCACCTGAAACCCTGGCATCAGAACCAGCTCAGAATCCCCTTTCAGGGAGGGCCCCCGGGGAGCCTCCTGCCGGTGAGAAGAGACAGACCCTCGGGTCTGCAGAGCTCCCTTGTAAAGATGAGAAGCCTAGTGTGTCTGGGCCTGACTTggagaacagcagcagcagcggtagcagcagcagcagcagcctggccTCACACCTGGGCTCTCCCGTCCTGGACGAGGTGAACAACTTCCCTTGGAACCTGCAGAGCTCACAGGGATCTGAGGAGGGTGTGGCTCAGTCAGACTCAGGTTTCAGAGATCAACACTTCAGCCCCTTCTCAGTTCCTCACATGTCCCACATGCAGAGCCCTGTCGAGGAGCAGTCAGAAAGTGAAGACTACTCTGAGGATCAGAGGTTCTACCAGCACATCCTGCAGATGGTCAAGATCTCCAGGTGGCCGGAGGGCCTGGGGCTGCCTGAGAGCATGCAGGACATGCCGTGTAGACACAGCGCCAGCACAGTCTGTTGCATGGCAGCTGAGTCTTCTAGGATGTCTAGTGAGGGTGAGCACGAGGCCATCAGAGTCCTGGAGAGGGACTCGAGGCTTCTATCATGGGAGCCAGAGCTGCTGGAACATCCTCAGGAGGTGGCCCTTGCCCCTGCTGGGCAGGAGGCCTCTCAGCAAGCCCACTTCCAGCCAAGCAGCAGCCCCCTCAGGCAGGGGCTAGTCCAGCAGAGCTCCATCGGTGAGCTTGCTACAGAGCCAGGCAAGATGCAGCATTTCAACCAGGTAGGCTTCTTAGTGAGCGTGGCCTAA